From the genome of Amycolatopsis sp. NBC_01488, one region includes:
- a CDS encoding ABC transporter permease produces MLRFLVRRLLQAIPTLFILSILVFAWLRSLPGGPAAALLGDKATPEKIANLNHVLGLDQPIFIQYFGFLGRAITGNFGNSLVSTQPVMGEIATFLPATIELGMSAMIIAVVLGIPAGYLSARFRGGPVDNVIIVLSLIGVAVPVFFLGYMMQDILAAPLGLPSQGRQAAGLDATAITNFAILDGIMTSEWDAVWDAIKHLILPAFALATIPLAVITRITRASVLDVLNEDFIRTANSKGLTQQVVRTRHVLRNGLLPVVTTIGLQTGALLGGAVLTERVFNFRGLGFLLAEGIERRDYPRLQALLLFGAVVYVLVNMLVDISYGIIDPRVRVR; encoded by the coding sequence GTGCTCCGTTTCCTCGTGCGTCGGCTGCTACAAGCGATCCCGACGCTCTTCATCCTGTCCATCCTGGTCTTCGCCTGGCTCCGGTCCCTGCCCGGCGGCCCCGCCGCCGCCCTGCTGGGTGACAAGGCGACGCCGGAGAAGATCGCCAACCTCAACCACGTGCTGGGCCTCGACCAGCCGATCTTCATCCAGTACTTCGGGTTCCTCGGCCGGGCGATCACCGGCAACTTCGGCAACTCGCTCGTGTCGACCCAGCCCGTGATGGGCGAGATCGCCACCTTCCTGCCGGCGACCATCGAGCTGGGCATGTCCGCGATGATCATCGCGGTCGTCCTCGGCATCCCGGCCGGCTACCTGTCCGCGCGGTTCCGCGGCGGGCCGGTGGACAACGTGATCATCGTGCTGAGCCTGATCGGCGTCGCGGTGCCGGTCTTCTTCCTCGGCTACATGATGCAGGACATCCTGGCCGCGCCGCTGGGCCTGCCGTCGCAGGGCAGGCAGGCCGCGGGCCTCGACGCCACGGCGATCACCAACTTCGCCATCCTCGACGGCATCATGACGAGCGAGTGGGACGCCGTCTGGGACGCGATCAAGCACCTGATCCTGCCCGCGTTCGCCCTCGCCACCATCCCGCTCGCGGTGATCACCCGGATCACCCGCGCGTCGGTGCTGGACGTCCTCAACGAGGACTTCATCCGCACGGCCAACTCGAAGGGCCTGACGCAGCAGGTGGTCCGCACCCGGCACGTCCTGCGCAACGGCCTGCTGCCGGTGGTCACGACCATCGGCCTGCAGACCGGTGCGCTGCTCGGCGGCGCCGTGCTGACCGAGCGGGTGTTCAACTTCCGCGGCCTCGGCTTCCTGCTGGCCGAAGGGATCGAACGGCGTGACTACCCCCGGCTGCAGGCGCTGCTGCTGTTCGGGGCCGTGGTGTACGTCCTGGTGAACATGCTGGTCGACATCTCGTACGGGATCATCGACCCGAGGGTGCGTGTGCGATGA
- a CDS encoding ABC transporter permease, producing the protein MNTLLNKKKEPIDKLAAASGRSLGGDALRRMLRSPVAITGGVITGLFLIVAIFAPLLEPKDPDVHYLGDQIRPNFIPGAQAGFPLGVDDFGRDFLSRLIAGAQQTLIVGVLATIVGVLIGVIIGGLAGAFGGWVDTVLMRLVDVMLSFPSLLLAISIAALFAKPSQWTVILAVSMIGVPIFARLLRGSMLSQRDADHVLAATSLGVKRGTIVFRHMLPNSLGPVIVQATLTLATSILEAAALSFLGLGDPDPSRAEWGLMLGKASHQFLDVRPELAYYPAIAIIIVALGFTLVGESLREALDPKNRR; encoded by the coding sequence ATGAACACTCTGCTCAACAAGAAGAAGGAACCGATCGACAAGCTCGCCGCGGCGAGCGGCCGCAGCCTCGGCGGGGACGCACTCCGCCGGATGCTGCGCAGCCCGGTCGCGATCACCGGTGGCGTCATCACCGGCTTGTTCCTCATCGTCGCGATCTTCGCGCCCCTGCTGGAGCCGAAGGACCCGGACGTCCACTACCTCGGCGACCAGATCCGGCCGAACTTCATCCCGGGCGCGCAGGCCGGGTTCCCGCTCGGCGTGGACGACTTCGGCCGCGACTTCCTGTCGCGGCTGATCGCCGGCGCCCAGCAGACCCTGATCGTCGGCGTGCTCGCGACGATCGTCGGGGTGCTCATCGGCGTGATCATCGGTGGTCTGGCCGGCGCGTTCGGCGGCTGGGTCGACACCGTCCTCATGCGACTGGTCGACGTCATGCTGTCGTTCCCGTCGCTGCTGCTGGCCATCTCGATCGCGGCGCTGTTCGCGAAGCCGAGCCAGTGGACGGTCATCCTGGCCGTGTCGATGATCGGCGTGCCGATCTTCGCCCGGCTGCTGCGCGGTTCCATGCTGTCGCAACGGGATGCCGACCACGTGCTGGCGGCGACGTCGCTGGGCGTCAAACGCGGGACGATCGTGTTCCGGCACATGCTGCCGAACTCGCTCGGCCCGGTCATCGTGCAGGCGACCCTCACGTTGGCCACTTCGATCCTGGAGGCCGCGGCGCTGTCGTTCCTCGGTCTGGGCGACCCGGACCCGTCACGGGCGGAGTGGGGACTGATGCTGGGCAAGGCCTCGCACCAGTTCCTCGACGTCCGTCCCGAGCTCGCGTACTACCCGGCGATCGCGATCATCATCGTGGCGCTCGGGTTCACGCTGGTCGGCGAATCCCTCCGCGAAGCCCTCGACCCGAAGAACAGGCGGTGA
- a CDS encoding ABC transporter ATP-binding protein: MALLEVRDLTVNFVRRGERSFAAVDGVSFDVEPGQTVGLVGESGCGKSVTSLAIMRLLARRGNEVSGSVRFEGTDLLKLSDKDMRDRRGRDLGMVFQDPLSSLNPVIPIGLQITEVLERHRGMSRKAASVEATDLLDKVGIPDPTRRLSEYPHQLSGGMRQRALIAIALACRPRLLIADEPTTALDVTIQAQILALLRELVQDTGTALIMITHDLGVVAGLCDEVNVLYGGKIVERAQRHQLFGEPRHPYTHGLLASIPRLDAGRGEKLIPIRGSVADNIPWDHGCAFAPRCPNALPVCREVQPQLVPDQGGLLRCHNPVRPAVAAGGGTR; the protein is encoded by the coding sequence ATGGCACTCCTTGAAGTCCGTGACCTGACGGTCAACTTCGTCCGCCGTGGCGAGCGGTCGTTCGCCGCGGTCGACGGCGTCAGCTTCGACGTCGAACCCGGCCAGACGGTCGGCCTGGTCGGCGAGTCCGGCTGCGGCAAGTCCGTGACGTCGCTGGCGATCATGCGGCTGCTGGCCCGGCGCGGCAACGAGGTCAGCGGCTCGGTGCGCTTCGAAGGCACCGACCTGCTCAAGCTGTCCGACAAGGACATGCGCGACCGCCGCGGCCGCGACCTCGGCATGGTGTTCCAGGACCCGCTGTCCTCGCTGAACCCGGTCATCCCGATCGGGCTGCAGATCACCGAGGTGCTGGAGCGGCACCGCGGGATGTCGCGCAAGGCGGCGTCCGTCGAAGCGACCGACCTGCTGGACAAGGTCGGCATCCCGGACCCGACGCGGCGGCTTTCCGAGTACCCGCACCAGCTTTCCGGCGGGATGCGGCAGCGCGCGCTGATCGCGATCGCGCTGGCGTGCCGGCCGCGGCTGCTCATCGCCGACGAGCCGACCACCGCGCTGGACGTCACCATCCAGGCGCAGATCCTGGCGCTGCTGCGGGAACTGGTGCAGGACACCGGCACCGCGCTGATCATGATCACGCACGACCTCGGCGTGGTCGCCGGGCTGTGCGACGAGGTCAACGTGCTCTACGGCGGCAAGATCGTCGAGCGCGCGCAGCGCCACCAGCTGTTCGGCGAACCGCGGCACCCGTACACGCACGGCCTGCTGGCCTCGATCCCGCGGCTCGACGCGGGCCGCGGCGAGAAGCTGATCCCCATCCGGGGTTCGGTGGCCGACAACATCCCGTGGGACCACGGGTGCGCGTTCGCGCCGCGCTGCCCCAACGCGCTGCCGGTCTGCCGTGAGGTCCAGCCGCAGCTGGTGCCCGACCAGGGCGGGCTGCTGCGCTGTCACAACCCCGTGCGGCCGGCGGTCGCGGCGGGAGGAGGAACCCGATGA
- a CDS encoding ABC transporter ATP-binding protein: protein MTRPAGDVLLEVTDLKVHFPIKRGVVIDRTVGHVFAVDGVDLAIRRGETYGLVGESGCGKSTLGRAILRLNEPTAGSVKFDGTDVAKLKGEELRKARRRMQMIFQDPMSSLDPRQSVESILLEGMHAHGLDKDKDATQRRLRQLLAAVGLPETSLRKYPHEFSGGQRQRIGIARALAVEPDLIVADEPVSALDVSVQAQVVNLLEDLQDQLGLTYVVIAHDLAVVRHISDRIGVMYLGALVEETDADSLYRDPLHPYTRALLSAIPVPDPQVEDTREQILLAGDLPSPANPPRGCRFHTRCPWKQASLCDTDRPQLREIGGGHRVACHYAEDIRDGRIQPHEVKPELVELTGALNPDLGPPDIGTSAEIL from the coding sequence ATGACCCGTCCTGCTGGTGACGTGCTGCTCGAGGTCACCGACCTCAAGGTGCACTTCCCGATCAAGCGCGGCGTCGTGATCGACCGGACGGTCGGGCACGTGTTCGCGGTCGACGGCGTCGATCTCGCCATCCGCCGCGGCGAAACCTACGGCCTGGTGGGCGAATCCGGCTGCGGCAAGTCCACGTTGGGCCGGGCGATCCTGCGGCTGAACGAGCCGACCGCCGGTTCGGTGAAGTTCGACGGCACGGACGTCGCGAAGCTCAAGGGAGAGGAGCTGCGGAAGGCCCGGCGCCGGATGCAGATGATCTTCCAGGACCCGATGTCCAGCTTGGACCCGCGGCAGTCGGTCGAGTCGATCCTGCTCGAGGGCATGCACGCGCACGGCCTCGACAAGGACAAGGACGCCACCCAGCGGCGGCTGCGGCAGCTGCTGGCCGCGGTCGGCCTGCCGGAGACGTCGCTGCGGAAGTACCCGCACGAGTTCTCGGGCGGGCAGCGCCAGCGCATCGGCATCGCGCGGGCGCTGGCCGTGGAGCCGGACCTGATCGTCGCCGACGAGCCGGTGTCCGCATTGGACGTTTCGGTGCAGGCCCAGGTGGTGAACCTGCTGGAGGACCTGCAGGACCAGCTCGGCCTGACGTACGTGGTGATCGCGCACGACCTCGCGGTGGTGCGGCACATCTCCGACCGCATCGGCGTGATGTACCTCGGTGCGCTGGTCGAGGAGACCGACGCGGACTCGCTGTACCGGGATCCGCTGCACCCGTACACGCGGGCGCTGCTGTCGGCGATCCCGGTGCCGGACCCGCAGGTGGAGGACACCCGCGAGCAGATCCTGCTCGCCGGTGACCTGCCTTCGCCGGCGAACCCGCCGAGGGGCTGCCGCTTCCACACGCGCTGCCCGTGGAAGCAGGCGAGCCTGTGCGACACGGACCGCCCGCAGCTGCGTGAGATCGGCGGCGGGCACCGGGTGGCGTGCCACTACGCGGAGGACATCCGCGACGGGCGCATCCAGCCGCACGAGGTGAAGCCGGAGCTGGTCGAGCTCACCGGGGCGCTGAACCCCGACCTGGGGCCGCCGGACATCGGGACGTCCGCCGAGATCCTCTAG
- a CDS encoding RNA polymerase sigma factor produces the protein MTEVECLLRELAPQVLAALVRRYGGFDTCEDAVQEALLAASRQWPVDGVPDHPKGWLITTASRRRVEQFRSDTARQRREQAVALAEPPDPEPVAGVDDTLTLLLLCCHPSLTRPSQVALTLRAVGGLTTAEIARAFLVPEATIGQRISRAKQRLRGERLTDDGRPERLAAVLQVLYLIFTEGHTASSGDALSRVELTTEAIRLVRRLKAELPDDGEVTGLLALMLLTDARRPARVDPAGALVPLADQDRTRWNAKFIDEGVSLITDALATAPVGPYQLQAAIAAVHDEAATAAETDWPQILTLYDLLRVVAPGPMVTLNRVVAFAQVHGPEAGLAELAGTSGPALEKHHRVDAVRAHLLEQSGDVAGAREAYLAAARRTLSLPEQAYLQSRAAKLQPLSRGSGEPATST, from the coding sequence GTGACCGAGGTCGAGTGCCTGCTCCGCGAGCTCGCGCCCCAGGTCCTCGCGGCGCTGGTCCGGCGCTACGGCGGCTTCGACACCTGCGAGGACGCCGTCCAGGAAGCCCTGCTGGCCGCGTCGCGGCAATGGCCGGTCGACGGCGTTCCCGATCACCCGAAGGGGTGGCTGATCACGACGGCGTCCCGGCGGCGCGTCGAGCAGTTCCGCAGCGACACCGCCCGGCAGCGGCGCGAGCAGGCCGTCGCGCTGGCCGAGCCGCCGGATCCGGAACCCGTCGCCGGGGTCGACGACACCCTGACGTTGCTGCTGCTCTGCTGCCACCCGTCGCTGACCCGGCCGTCGCAGGTGGCGCTCACCCTGCGCGCGGTCGGTGGCCTGACGACGGCGGAGATCGCCCGCGCCTTCCTCGTCCCCGAAGCGACGATCGGGCAGCGGATCAGCCGCGCGAAGCAAAGGCTGCGCGGGGAACGGCTCACCGACGACGGACGCCCGGAGCGGCTGGCCGCCGTGCTGCAGGTGCTGTACCTGATCTTCACCGAGGGGCACACGGCCAGCTCCGGCGACGCGCTGAGCCGCGTCGAGCTGACGACCGAGGCGATCCGGCTCGTCCGCCGGCTGAAGGCGGAGCTCCCGGACGACGGCGAGGTCACCGGCCTGCTGGCCCTGATGCTGCTGACCGACGCTCGCCGCCCCGCGCGCGTCGACCCGGCCGGCGCGCTCGTCCCGCTGGCCGACCAGGACCGGACGCGCTGGAACGCGAAGTTCATCGACGAGGGCGTCTCGCTGATCACAGACGCGCTGGCGACGGCGCCGGTCGGGCCGTACCAGCTCCAGGCGGCGATCGCGGCGGTCCACGACGAGGCCGCGACGGCCGCCGAGACCGACTGGCCGCAGATCCTCACGCTGTACGACCTGCTGCGGGTCGTGGCGCCGGGACCGATGGTGACGCTGAACCGGGTGGTCGCGTTCGCGCAGGTCCACGGCCCCGAAGCCGGACTGGCCGAGCTGGCGGGCACTTCCGGCCCCGCCTTGGAGAAGCACCACCGGGTCGACGCCGTGCGAGCGCACCTGCTGGAGCAGTCCGGTGACGTCGCGGGCGCGCGGGAGGCGTACCTGGCCGCCGCCCGGCGAACGCTGAGCCTGCCCGAGCAGGCCTACCTGCAGTCGCGAGCCGCGAAACTCCAGCCACTTTCACGTGGAAGCGGCGAACCCGCCACTTCCACGTGA
- a CDS encoding YciI family protein — translation MKYVVLIYGNPDSRAAWEGMSDDQRAAGLAHYRQLNDDLDASGERIVSERLAFPELTTRVSVGDRGTMTTDGPFAEAKEFLAGFYLLDCESHERAVEIAARIPEAAFGVVEVRPVMGLHGPEL, via the coding sequence GTGAAGTACGTGGTCCTGATCTACGGCAACCCCGACTCCCGCGCGGCCTGGGAGGGCATGAGCGACGACCAGCGCGCCGCCGGGCTCGCCCACTACCGGCAGCTCAACGACGACCTCGACGCGTCCGGCGAACGCATCGTCTCCGAGCGGCTCGCCTTCCCGGAGCTCACCACCCGGGTCAGCGTCGGGGACCGCGGCACGATGACCACCGACGGCCCCTTCGCCGAGGCCAAGGAGTTCCTCGCCGGCTTCTACCTGCTCGACTGCGAAAGCCACGAACGCGCGGTCGAGATCGCCGCGCGGATCCCCGAGGCCGCGTTCGGCGTGGTCGAGGTGCGGCCGGTGATGGGGCTGCACGGGCCGGAGCTGTGA
- a CDS encoding DedA family protein — protein MHVDQWLEAIPPLAVYLIVGAVIMIESLGIPLPGEIVLVSAALLASQHSTLSPLWIAVLASAGAIIGDSIGYLIGKTGGQRLFAWAGRKFPKHFGPTHIANAERIFNKRGMWAVFLGRFIAFLRILAGPLAGSLKMHYPKFLLANALGGIAWAGGTTVLVYYLGVVAEEWLGNFSKYGLVAAIVIGIVVFFVMKKRLGRKHEEEEKQEVGKPTA, from the coding sequence GTGCACGTCGATCAATGGCTGGAGGCGATCCCGCCGCTCGCGGTGTACCTGATCGTCGGCGCGGTGATCATGATCGAGAGCCTCGGCATTCCGCTGCCCGGTGAGATCGTGCTGGTCAGCGCGGCTCTGCTCGCGTCGCAGCACAGCACCCTGAGCCCGCTGTGGATCGCCGTCCTGGCCAGCGCCGGCGCCATCATCGGCGACAGCATCGGCTACCTGATCGGCAAGACCGGTGGGCAGCGGCTGTTCGCCTGGGCGGGCCGGAAATTCCCGAAGCACTTCGGTCCGACGCACATCGCCAACGCGGAACGGATCTTCAACAAACGCGGCATGTGGGCCGTCTTCCTCGGCCGGTTCATCGCGTTCCTGCGCATCCTCGCCGGCCCGCTCGCCGGCTCGCTGAAGATGCACTACCCGAAGTTCCTGCTCGCCAACGCGCTCGGCGGCATCGCCTGGGCGGGCGGCACCACGGTCCTGGTCTACTACCTCGGCGTCGTCGCCGAAGAGTGGCTCGGCAACTTCTCCAAGTACGGCCTGGTCGCGGCCATCGTGATCGGCATCGTCGTCTTCTTCGTGATGAAGAAGCGCCTCGGCCGCAAGCACGAGGAAGAAGAGAAGCAGGAAGTCGGCAAGCCGACTGCCTAG
- a CDS encoding EamA family transporter — protein sequence MPTRDRLLAVLVAVLWGLNFLAIHATLGQFPPVFAGALRFAVIAVPTILFVPWPKVKVRYLLGYGLGFGTGQFAFLFIAMDTGMPTGLASLVLQASAPFTVLLGAVFLRERVTPHQLAGIALAVAGMVAIAWQQSGHAALLPMVLTLLAALSWAFGNLSTRKAEPDNPLHFTLWMSVVPPLPMFALSLVMEGPAAQWRSLTTLGTPTGLTALGGLAYVVLIGTVVGSGLWTTLMRRNPAGVVSPFSLLVPVVGLTASFLMLGERPTVLEIVAALVVIGGVLLGSLRPVRKREPELVAV from the coding sequence ATGCCCACCCGTGACCGCCTGCTCGCCGTGCTCGTCGCCGTCCTCTGGGGCCTGAACTTCCTCGCCATCCACGCGACGCTCGGCCAGTTCCCGCCGGTGTTCGCGGGCGCGCTGCGGTTCGCCGTGATCGCCGTGCCGACGATCCTGTTCGTGCCGTGGCCGAAGGTGAAGGTGCGGTACCTGCTCGGCTACGGCCTCGGGTTCGGCACCGGGCAGTTCGCGTTCCTGTTCATCGCGATGGACACCGGGATGCCGACCGGGCTGGCGTCGCTGGTGCTGCAGGCGTCGGCGCCGTTCACGGTCCTGCTCGGCGCCGTCTTCCTGCGCGAACGCGTCACGCCGCACCAGCTGGCCGGCATCGCGCTGGCCGTCGCCGGGATGGTCGCGATCGCGTGGCAGCAGTCCGGGCACGCGGCCCTGCTGCCGATGGTCCTGACGCTGCTGGCCGCGCTGAGCTGGGCGTTCGGCAACCTCAGCACGCGCAAGGCGGAGCCGGACAACCCGCTGCACTTCACGCTGTGGATGTCGGTGGTGCCGCCGCTGCCGATGTTCGCGCTTTCGCTGGTCATGGAGGGCCCGGCCGCGCAGTGGCGCTCCCTGACGACGCTCGGGACGCCGACCGGCCTGACCGCGCTCGGCGGGCTGGCCTACGTCGTGCTGATCGGCACGGTCGTCGGGTCGGGCCTGTGGACGACGCTGATGCGGCGCAACCCGGCCGGCGTCGTCTCGCCGTTTTCGCTGCTGGTGCCGGTGGTCGGGCTGACGGCGTCGTTCCTGATGCTCGGCGAGCGGCCGACGGTGCTGGAGATCGTCGCGGCACTGGTCGTGATCGGCGGCGTGCTGCTCGGGTCGCTGCGGCCGGTGCGAAAGCGCGAACCGGAGCTCGTCGCGGTCTAG
- a CDS encoding LysR family transcriptional regulator, with the protein MDLGRLRTLREFADRGSVTAAARALHCTPSAVSQQLRALQGEVGLPLTEPAGRGLRLTDAGRALVARADEVLAALERAESELDTYRSAPRGRVRVAIFQSAGLMLLPGLLTRVAGYDGLEVDVRDVDMTPPEVPGLVADYDVVVAHRDEHAPEFDHGRLEVVPLLREPLDVALPAGHRLAAKRRVDLAELADERWIGVDHGFPVDDVLRSLTIRTGVRPVVVQRINDFRITERLVAAGHGIALVPRYTIDTRRGSGLVSRPLAGIRAARLVEAVCRTGARQRPAVAQVIDELRAEVAQLTGS; encoded by the coding sequence GTGGATCTGGGTCGACTGCGCACGTTGCGCGAGTTCGCCGACCGCGGGAGCGTGACGGCGGCCGCGCGGGCGCTGCACTGCACGCCGTCCGCGGTTTCGCAGCAGCTGCGCGCCTTGCAGGGTGAGGTCGGGCTGCCGCTCACCGAACCCGCCGGGCGCGGGCTGCGGCTGACCGACGCCGGCCGGGCGCTGGTCGCCCGCGCCGACGAGGTGCTGGCCGCGCTCGAACGCGCGGAGTCCGAACTGGACACCTACCGCAGCGCGCCGCGCGGCCGCGTGCGGGTCGCGATCTTCCAGTCGGCCGGGCTGATGCTGCTGCCGGGCCTGCTGACCCGCGTCGCCGGGTACGACGGCCTGGAGGTCGACGTCCGGGACGTCGACATGACGCCGCCGGAGGTGCCCGGTCTGGTCGCGGACTACGACGTCGTCGTCGCGCACCGGGACGAGCACGCGCCGGAGTTCGACCATGGCCGCCTCGAGGTCGTGCCGCTGCTGCGGGAGCCGCTCGACGTCGCGCTCCCGGCGGGGCACCGGCTGGCGGCCAAGCGGCGCGTGGACCTGGCGGAGCTGGCCGACGAACGCTGGATCGGCGTCGACCACGGCTTCCCGGTGGACGACGTGCTGCGCTCGCTGACCATCCGCACCGGCGTGCGGCCGGTGGTGGTCCAGCGGATCAACGACTTCCGGATCACCGAGCGGCTGGTCGCGGCGGGCCACGGGATCGCGCTGGTCCCGCGCTACACGATCGACACCCGCCGCGGCAGCGGCCTGGTCAGCAGGCCGCTGGCGGGGATCCGCGCGGCCCGGCTGGTGGAAGCGGTCTGCCGCACGGGCGCCCGGCAGCGTCCGGCGGTGGCCCAGGTGATCGACGAACTGCGCGCGGAGGTCGCTCAGCTCACCGGCTCGTGA
- a CDS encoding TetR/AcrR family transcriptional regulator, which produces MEAQAASTPRGKRTRDAIVDAAAALMYVDGVAGTSVDKVLAASGAGKSQMYHYFKNKDQLVAAVIDRYLEQILANQPAIFELTSWADFETWTEQLLDVHRRAGGPIACPLGNLAGEVGDNPKLAPLVDQAYRTWESHLTRGLITLRDKGELAPDADPARLAQAAMTSVQGGLLLAHIRHDLTALEDALRIALAYLRGHARE; this is translated from the coding sequence ATGGAGGCGCAAGCGGCTTCGACCCCGCGCGGCAAGCGGACCCGCGACGCGATCGTCGACGCCGCGGCGGCGCTGATGTACGTCGACGGCGTCGCGGGCACGAGCGTCGACAAGGTCCTCGCCGCGAGCGGCGCCGGGAAATCGCAGATGTACCACTACTTCAAGAACAAGGATCAGCTGGTCGCGGCCGTGATCGACCGCTACCTCGAGCAGATCCTGGCCAACCAGCCCGCGATCTTCGAGCTGACGTCCTGGGCGGACTTCGAGACGTGGACCGAGCAGCTGCTCGACGTCCACCGCCGCGCGGGCGGGCCGATCGCGTGCCCGCTGGGCAACCTCGCCGGCGAGGTGGGCGACAACCCGAAGCTCGCGCCGCTGGTCGACCAGGCCTACCGGACGTGGGAATCTCACCTCACGCGCGGCCTGATCACGTTGCGGGACAAGGGAGAGCTGGCTCCCGACGCCGACCCGGCGCGGCTGGCCCAGGCGGCGATGACGTCCGTCCAAGGTGGACTGCTGCTGGCCCACATCCGCCACGACCTCACGGCACTGGAGGACGCGCTGCGGATCGCGCTCGCCTACCTGCGCGGTCACGCTCGTGAGTGA
- a CDS encoding peroxiredoxin-like family protein: MTLNNALTDFRTEGMKVWPADLAATLTKHPRDLVEAAKSAKFAGIGATAADFSLPDADGTAVSLDDLTADGPAVLVFYRGQWCPYCNLTLRAYQAEVVPELGKHGARLAAVSPQLPDGSVAVKESNELSFPVLSDVGNVVARTFGLTFTVGDDVRPTMVKIGADLTKHNGDWELAHPAVVVVDRERVIRFVDVHPDYTTRTEPADILQAVKSL; encoded by the coding sequence ATGACGCTCAACAACGCCCTGACCGACTTCCGGACCGAGGGCATGAAGGTGTGGCCCGCCGATCTGGCGGCGACGCTCACGAAGCACCCGCGGGACCTGGTCGAAGCGGCGAAATCGGCGAAGTTCGCCGGGATCGGCGCGACCGCGGCGGACTTCTCGCTGCCGGACGCCGACGGCACCGCCGTCAGCCTCGACGACCTGACCGCCGACGGCCCGGCCGTGCTGGTCTTCTACCGCGGGCAGTGGTGCCCGTACTGCAACCTGACGCTGCGCGCGTACCAGGCCGAAGTGGTTCCCGAGCTGGGGAAGCACGGGGCTCGGCTGGCCGCGGTCAGCCCGCAGCTGCCGGACGGCTCGGTGGCCGTGAAGGAGTCCAACGAGCTGAGCTTCCCGGTGCTCTCGGACGTCGGCAACGTCGTCGCCCGCACGTTCGGGCTGACGTTCACGGTCGGGGACGACGTGCGTCCCACGATGGTCAAGATCGGGGCCGACCTCACGAAGCACAACGGGGACTGGGAACTCGCGCACCCGGCGGTCGTCGTGGTCGACCGCGAGCGGGTGATCCGGTTCGTCGACGTCCACCCCGACTACACGACGCGCACCGAGCCGGCGGACATCCTCCAAGCTGTTAAATCGCTTTAG
- a CDS encoding DedA family protein, producing the protein MDATTAGLLVLFVVSLVPLLPTEVTLLGMGVEAAQGGTSLALVIAVSSAGCLVSDQALYALGRFGGRAALDRLSRRRKIAAGIDWLDGRLQRHPRPVLVVARWLPSGGTVGALLAGSLRWPMAEFFTASAVGITLWTSYVAFLGYAGGQIITEPGISMLLSLGVALILGSVITYGVKRGAKAI; encoded by the coding sequence GTGGACGCGACTACGGCGGGATTGCTGGTGCTGTTCGTCGTCTCGCTGGTGCCCCTGCTGCCCACCGAGGTGACGCTCCTCGGCATGGGTGTCGAGGCGGCCCAGGGCGGGACGTCGCTGGCGCTGGTGATCGCCGTGTCGTCGGCCGGGTGCCTGGTCTCGGACCAGGCGCTCTACGCCCTCGGCCGGTTCGGTGGCCGGGCGGCGCTGGACCGGCTGAGCCGGCGGCGCAAGATCGCCGCCGGCATCGACTGGCTCGACGGGCGGTTGCAGCGCCACCCCCGGCCGGTGCTGGTGGTGGCCCGCTGGCTGCCGTCGGGCGGGACGGTCGGTGCCCTGCTGGCCGGCTCGCTCCGGTGGCCGATGGCGGAGTTCTTCACCGCGTCGGCCGTCGGCATCACGCTCTGGACGTCGTACGTGGCCTTCCTCGGCTACGCGGGCGGCCAGATCATCACCGAACCCGGGATCAGCATGCTGCTCTCCCTCGGCGTCGCCCTGATCCTGGGTTCGGTGATCACCTACGGCGTGAAGCGCGGCGCTAAAGCGATTTAA